The region GCAGCCCAGGAGGGTGACCGGGCATGCGATTCGGCAGGCCGGATCGCCAGGGCCAATCACGCGGCAATCGTCAGCTGCGACCGCCTCGGCGAGGACGTGCAGGTAACAGTAGAGCGGTCGGGAAGGAGGTCAACGGCCAGGGCCGGCCCCGCGGAAGGCTTGGACGATACCAGTTAGCACCTTGATCGCGCCGTTCTTATCCAGCGGTTCGTTGCCGTTTCCGCACTTCGGGGACTGGATGCAGGACGGGCAGCCGGACTCGCACTCGCACGCCATGACGGCGTCAAGGGTGGCGCGAATCCACTGTTCGAAGGCCTCGAAGCCGCGGTCGGCGAAGCCCGCCCCACCCGGGTGGCCGTCGTAGACGAACACGGTCGGCTGCTGCGTGTCCTCATGTAACACGGTGGATACGCCGCCGATGTCCCAGCGGTCGCAGGTGGCGATGAGCGGCAGCATGCCAATTGCCGCGTGCTCGGCTGCGTGGAGGGCGCCGGGGGCGACGTCGGCAGGAACGTCCCAGGAGCGCAGCGTGGATTCAGTCATGGTGTAGGCCACAGCGCGGGTGACCAGGCGCTGCGGAGGATAGTCCAGGTCGACGCTGTCAAGAATCTCGCCGTTATCGCGGCGGCGCAGATAGGAGGTCACCTGATGGAACACCTCCACCTGGCAGGACGCGACCTGCAACGGCCCGATGTGGCGCATGTCGTCGATATCCAGAATCCGAATTGTCGTATCCATCCGAGAACTAGTGGAGTAGGGAGGCTCCTCCGGATGCACAAGAGCAACCAGGTCATTGAAGTCCAGGGCATCGACAAGATAGGAGTCGCCACGATGCAGGTAAACGGCACCATCGTGGACCTGCTGCATCGCACGTCCCAGGTCGATCGTGCCGAGCATCCTGCCGTCGGTGTGGTCGACAATCGCAACCTCCTGGCCGTCGCCGCCGCGAACGTTGACACGCTCGTGCGCCGAGGAGATCCTGGGGCCCTCGTCTCGGTCGGTGGGGTAAAAGACCCCGCGTCGCAGTCGCAGCCAGCCCTGATCGACCATCTGCTCCGCTACGGCCAGCGTCCCCCACCGCTCCAGCTGCGCCACAGACAGCGGTTTTTCCACCGCGGCGCAGTACAGGTGCGACCACACGACGTGGGGATTCGTCGGGTCGAACACGGTCTTCTCTACCGGGCGACCCAAAAGCGCCGACGGGTTGTGCACCAGATACGTGTCCATCGGGTCGTCGCGCGCCACCAACACCACCAGCGCACCTTGCCCGCGGCGCCCCGCGCGTCCGGCCTGCTGCCAAAACGACGCCACAGTGCCCGGGAAGCCGGCCTGCACCACGGCGTCCAAACCGCCGACGTCAATGCCCAGCTCCAGCGCATTGGTGGTGGTAACGCCGAGGAGGGAACCGTCGTCGAGCATGCGCTCAATCTCGCGCCGCTCCTCCGCGAGATAGCCCGCGCGGTAGGACTCCACGCGGTTGCCGACATCCATGCGCCCCCGCTTTTCCAACCGCTCCCGAACGCCCAGCGC is a window of Corynebacterium lactis RW2-5 DNA encoding:
- a CDS encoding DEAD/DEAH box helicase, with translation MEARLVRVESFGRELLGPIIKAHPRATVTHIADMPARPGVTAPWPEWVPGWLREELLNRGVENLWTHQAEIANIAHAGKHCVVATGTASGKSLGYLLPVLTALDATPDASALYLSPTKALGADQLTSARGLAPGSLASGISLYDGDTPLDARRAIRDHARWVFTNPDMLHASILGNHTRWTRLLRQLRFMVVDECHAYRGVFGANVSQILRRLLRLSREYGGSPTVIFASATTNDPADQARRLIGEPVEAATEDGAPVGERTIALWEPGMVPDLEGENGAPVRRPAPTEAADIMSELLLDGARTLTFTRSRRSAETIALGVRERLEKRGRMDVGNRVESYRAGYLAEERREIERMLDDGSLLGVTTTNALELGIDVGGLDAVVQAGFPGTVASFWQQAGRAGRRGQGALVVLVARDDPMDTYLVHNPSALLGRPVEKTVFDPTNPHVVWSHLYCAAVEKPLSVAQLERWGTLAVAEQMVDQGWLRLRRGVFYPTDRDEGPRISSAHERVNVRGGDGQEVAIVDHTDGRMLGTIDLGRAMQQVHDGAVYLHRGDSYLVDALDFNDLVALVHPEEPPYSTSSRMDTTIRILDIDDMRHIGPLQVASCQVEVFHQVTSYLRRRDNGEILDSVDLDYPPQRLVTRAVAYTMTESTLRSWDVPADVAPGALHAAEHAAIGMLPLIATCDRWDIGGVSTVLHEDTQQPTVFVYDGHPGGAGFADRGFEAFEQWIRATLDAVMACECESGCPSCIQSPKCGNGNEPLDKNGAIKVLTGIVQAFRGAGPGR